The nucleotide sequence CTCTTGGCGGCTCGGGACGACGAGGAAGTTCGCCCGCCCGAACAGGGCGCGCAGCCGCGCGGCCGCCTCCGGATCGCCCTTGCTCAGGAAGCCGTGGGCGACGAGGCCTGGCGTGCCGGCGAGCGCCGCCGGGACCGGGCAGCCGACGACGTGGAGTTCCGCCCGCACGCCGCGGGCCTGCAGTTCCAGCAGCAGGCCGTGGGCGAGGTCGCCGCCCTTGCGCACCCAGTCGACGCCGACGAAGAGCAGGCGACACACGCCGTCCCGCGGGGGATCGGCGGCCGGCGGCGGCGCGTCGAGATTGGCCCCGAACGGGACCGCGTGGGCGCGCGCCGCGCCGTAGTCGCGCCTCGCCGAGTCGGCCGCCCAGTCGGAGGCGTAGAGCGACAGGGCCGCCCCGCGGATCACCGCGCCCTCCAGCCGCTCGCCGTTGCGCAGCGTGCGCGGCGAGAGGCCGGAGAACCAGTCGGGATAGTAGTCGCGCATCCCCCGGAAGGTCGCGTCCGAGCAGTGGACCACGGGGAAGTCCGCGACGAGGCCGTAGAGCTGCGTCGTGCTGGCGAGCCCGAACACCACGTCGGGCCGGAAGCGCTCGAGCCTGCGCCGCAGGGCGAGCCCGTAGAGTTGCGCCAGCACCGGCTCGCGCAGCGGGTCGATCCGGGCCGGGCCGGAGACCCGGCGCAGGCCCTGCAGCAG is from Methylobacterium radiodurans and encodes:
- a CDS encoding glycosyltransferase family 4 protein, with the protein product MRVAFLSSGPPETRAAWSGTPYYCLRALRQHFEAVEPIGSPPMRALLQGLRRVSGPARIDPLREPVLAQLYGLALRRRLERFRPDVVFGLASTTQLYGLVADFPVVHCSDATFRGMRDYYPDWFSGLSPRTLRNGERLEGAVIRGAALSLYASDWAADSARRDYGAARAHAVPFGANLDAPPPAADPPRDGVCRLLFVGVDWVRKGGDLAHGLLLELQARGVRAELHVVGCPVPAALAGTPGLVAHGFLSKGDPEAAARLRALFGRANFLVVPSRQEAYGLVFCEAGAYGLPSLATATGGIPTIVRPGVNGFLFGLDADAATYADTLLAQWSDPAAYARLRESTRARARDTLTWDSWGAASAALIRAASRRTEPAPAAARAAAAPGLAGGRA